A window of Rhizobium tumorigenes contains these coding sequences:
- a CDS encoding alpha-N-arabinofuranosidase, translating into MKVAVTAHSRFTISEIDPRLYGSFIEHLGRAVYTGIYEPDHPTADANGMRQDVIDLVKELNVPVVRYPGGNFVSAYNWEDGVGPRESRPTRLDLAWHTSESNQVGIHEFADWCKSANTEMMLAVNLGSRGLDEARNFLEYVNHPGGSEWSDKRRDNGRAEPFDVKLWCLGNEMDGPWQIGHKSADEYGRLAHETAKAMRAFDSSLELVVCGSSNAHMPTYPQWEATVLDHTYDEVDYISLHMYFENRAKNTANFLAKSVELDNYIGTVAGVIEFIKAKKRSTKNVYISFDEWNVWYHSKERDKAILEGASGWPHAPALLEDDYNFEDVLQVGCILNTFINRADVVKIACLAQLVNVIAPIMTVPGGPAWRQTIYYPYYFASVYGRGTALKLIVDSPTYAADGLGDIPYLDISAVHDDTSRTITFFIVNRHQQEALDLGIALLEFGTLAVIDDQEIAHPDLAITNTAGKPDNIVPRKAAGASVSDGTLSASIAPLSYRMIRLQA; encoded by the coding sequence ATGAAAGTTGCGGTCACCGCGCACAGCCGATTCACGATCTCCGAAATCGATCCGCGCCTCTACGGCTCGTTTATCGAGCACCTCGGCCGCGCCGTCTATACCGGCATCTACGAACCGGACCATCCGACCGCAGATGCGAACGGCATGCGCCAGGACGTCATCGATCTCGTCAAGGAGCTGAACGTTCCGGTCGTACGCTATCCCGGCGGCAACTTCGTTTCGGCCTATAACTGGGAAGACGGCGTCGGTCCGCGAGAGAGCCGCCCAACGCGGCTCGACCTTGCGTGGCACACATCCGAGAGCAACCAGGTCGGAATTCACGAATTCGCAGACTGGTGCAAGTCGGCCAACACCGAGATGATGCTCGCCGTCAATCTCGGCTCGCGCGGCCTCGACGAGGCCCGCAATTTCCTCGAATACGTCAACCATCCCGGCGGCAGCGAATGGAGCGACAAGCGACGCGACAACGGCCGCGCCGAACCTTTCGACGTCAAGCTCTGGTGCCTCGGCAACGAGATGGACGGCCCCTGGCAGATCGGACACAAGTCGGCGGACGAATATGGACGGCTGGCGCACGAGACCGCCAAGGCGATGCGGGCCTTCGACAGTTCGCTGGAACTGGTCGTATGCGGCTCGTCCAACGCCCACATGCCAACCTACCCCCAGTGGGAAGCCACGGTCCTCGATCATACCTATGACGAAGTCGATTATATCTCGCTGCATATGTATTTCGAGAATCGCGCTAAAAACACTGCGAATTTCCTCGCAAAAAGCGTCGAACTCGACAATTACATCGGTACAGTCGCTGGCGTCATCGAGTTCATCAAGGCGAAGAAGCGCTCGACCAAGAACGTCTATATTTCCTTCGACGAATGGAACGTCTGGTACCATTCCAAGGAGCGCGACAAGGCGATCCTCGAAGGCGCCAGCGGTTGGCCCCATGCGCCGGCGCTTCTGGAGGACGACTACAATTTCGAGGATGTCCTGCAGGTCGGCTGCATCCTCAACACCTTCATCAACCGCGCCGATGTCGTGAAGATTGCCTGCCTTGCGCAGCTGGTGAACGTCATTGCCCCGATCATGACCGTACCGGGCGGCCCGGCCTGGCGACAGACCATCTACTACCCGTACTATTTCGCATCGGTCTATGGCCGCGGCACCGCGCTGAAGCTGATCGTCGACAGCCCCACCTATGCGGCCGATGGCCTTGGCGACATCCCCTATCTCGACATCTCGGCCGTCCATGACGACACGTCCCGGACGATCACTTTCTTCATCGTCAACCGGCACCAGCAGGAAGCGCTGGATCTGGGCATCGCCCTTCTGGAATTCGGCACCCTGGCGGTGATCGACGATCAGGAGATTGCGCATCCCGATCTCGCAATCACCAACACCGCCGGCAAGCCTGACAATATCGTCCCGCGCAAAGCGGCCGGTGCGAGCGTGTCTGACGGAACGCTCAGCGCGTCGATTGCGCCGCTTTCCTACCGCATGATCCGGCTTCAGGCCTGA
- a CDS encoding ArsR/SmtB family transcription factor — translation MSRNFLVVDPVQDMSVLKGLASPARVSILKLLHEKGPLNVNEIADILSLPQSSVSTNVQMLEEAGLIRTETHKARKGNQKVCYSVYDEVLVVFKNDIKETEADAVEVSMPLGLYTSFEVTAPCGLCSVDGIIGLLDVPSTFLDPDRMKTALIWFTRGHVEYQFPNNARLTNTSVREIEFVMELSSEVPGTSADWPSDITLSVNGVDVGTWTSPGDFGDKRGVFTPDWWKLKGSQYGKLKNFRITDDGAFVDGLRISDISLADLKLEEHHSIRLRIGVRDDAKHPGGINIFGRGFGNYDQDILLRLKTRREPKAS, via the coding sequence ATGAGCCGCAATTTCCTTGTCGTCGACCCCGTGCAAGACATGTCCGTGCTGAAGGGCCTCGCCTCGCCTGCGCGGGTTTCCATCCTCAAATTGCTGCACGAAAAGGGGCCTCTCAATGTCAACGAGATCGCCGATATCCTGTCGCTGCCACAATCGAGCGTATCGACGAATGTCCAGATGCTGGAAGAGGCCGGGCTGATCCGCACCGAGACGCACAAGGCTCGAAAAGGCAACCAAAAGGTCTGTTACAGCGTCTACGACGAAGTTCTCGTTGTCTTCAAGAACGACATCAAGGAAACCGAAGCGGACGCCGTGGAAGTTTCCATGCCGCTTGGTCTCTACACCAGCTTCGAGGTGACAGCTCCCTGCGGCCTCTGTTCGGTCGACGGCATCATCGGATTGCTCGACGTTCCCAGCACATTTCTCGACCCGGACCGTATGAAAACCGCACTCATCTGGTTCACCCGCGGCCATGTCGAATACCAGTTCCCGAACAATGCGCGGCTGACCAATACCAGCGTCCGCGAAATAGAATTCGTCATGGAACTGAGCTCGGAAGTACCCGGCACCAGCGCCGACTGGCCTTCGGATATCACCCTCTCGGTCAACGGCGTCGATGTCGGCACCTGGACGTCTCCCGGCGATTTCGGCGACAAACGCGGCGTCTTCACCCCCGATTGGTGGAAACTGAAGGGCTCCCAATACGGAAAGCTCAAGAATTTCCGCATCACCGACGACGGCGCCTTTGTCGACGGATTGCGGATCTCCGACATTTCGCTGGCAGACCTGAAACTCGAGGAGCACCACTCCATCCGCCTGCGCATAGGGGTGCGGGACGATGCCAAGCATCCGGGCGGGATTAACATTTTCGGACGAGGGTTCGGAAATTACGACCAGGATATCCTGCTGCGGCTGAAGACTCGCCGCGAGCCGAAAGCTTCATAA
- a CDS encoding DUF2256 domain-containing protein, translating to MASGNHIGPALLRFSRNSMPARKSDEAPPLHDETRTMPKMKKKADLPTKICASCGLPFTWRKKWAASWSDVRFCSERCRRTRSDNKPTPASST from the coding sequence ATGGCAAGCGGCAATCATATAGGGCCAGCGCTGCTGCGTTTCTCCAGAAACTCGATGCCGGCGAGAAAGTCTGATGAAGCCCCGCCTCTCCATGACGAGACCCGCACCATGCCGAAAATGAAAAAGAAGGCGGACTTGCCTACGAAGATCTGCGCATCATGCGGCCTGCCCTTCACCTGGCGCAAGAAATGGGCGGCCAGCTGGAGCGATGTCAGGTTCTGCTCGGAGCGATGCCGCCGCACCAGGTCTGATAACAAGCCGACCCCCGCCAGTTCAACGTAA